In the genome of Candidatus Methylacidiphilales bacterium, the window GTTCCGCCTGGATGATCCCGGCCGCTTCTTTGTAGCTGGTCAGCCAGTAATCCGTCTCAAATCGCTCGTGCAGGGTCTCTTTGTCGCCGGCCAGGATGTTGTAGAACACATACTGATACGGGTGGGTGGCGATGAGGGCGGGCAGAGCCACGAGCATGAATCCGGCGACGGTGATGGTGGCGCCTGTGGGCCCGAGACGGCGCTGGAGTGTTCCGGCCAGGGTGGCGGCGGCGGTTCCGGCCAGAACGGCCAACGGGGGCAGCAGGAAGAGGAAGTGCCGGATGCCGTCGTAGATGTTCGGGTTGCGCAGGATGACATAGGCCGGGGGAAAAAGGACGGCGAAGAGCAGGACAAACCAGAACGTGCCGGCGTGATTTTTCCAAGAACGCAGCAAGGCGGCCCCGGCCAACGCCATTCCACCCAGGGCAAGCAGGAGGATCGGGACCGGCATGGTCAACGCCACCATGAACGGAAGGTAGTGCCACGGGAGTTTGGCGCTTTCCCAGGTCTGGCCCAGATAAAGCACCGGGTAGGAAATCGGAAAGGCGGTGGATTGGGCGAAGGCTTCCCATGGGTTGAGAACCGGGTTGGCGTGTGCGAAAGGCCAGAAAGCGACCATGATGAGCCAGGCCAGCAATCCGGCCAACAGGGCATGCAAGGGCCAGCGATTGGTGAGGGCAGTGCGCACGGCCTGGGCCTGTTTTCCCTGCAGCAGTTCGCGCAAAAACAGCCAGCCCACGGTGGCGGCGGCGAAGAGGCCGGTCATGATCCCGCCGCCGACGCGCACCGAGAGGGTCAACCCCAGGGCCGCCCCGAAGAGCAGGAAGGCGCGCAAGGTCGGCCGGTCGATGAGGGCAAACAGCGCCACCAATGACCAGGCCATGGCGGTGGCCAGGGGGATGTCCTTGCAATTCATGAACGACTGGCCGACAAACTGCGGCATCAGCACCAGGGCCAGAACCGAAAACAGGGCCGCCCGCTGACCGCCCAGTCGTCGTCCGAGTGCGGCCACGGCCGGCACGGCCAAGACCCCGCAGAGCGCCATGAGCAGGTTGCGGTAGGCGAACAAGTCCTTCCCCAGCCAACGGTGGAGGACCGCACTGGGGAGATCGAAGAGTGTGCCGTAGTTGTAGAGTCCGCCGATATCGGTCTTCCAGCGCATGTCCTTGAATCCGGAAAGGAAGTAGTCGAGAACGTACGAGCCATAAATGGCGTGTTGGGCGTCATCCCAGGCCATGCCATAATCCCGGCAAAGAAACACGGCCGCCAGCGCCAAAAAGGGAACGGCCAGCCAGGCGGCATGGCGCAGGACGAAGGGTTCGTGCGCGGTTGCCTCCGAATCGACGGGGAGGGGCCCGGGTTTGTGCCTCTTCCGGCTCATGAGGGGCTACTTGGCTGCAGGGGCTTTTTTCCCCAAGGCGGTGGTGAGTTGGGGAATAAGCCCGGGTTTGCCCATGCTGGTCAGTTGGGCGGAAAGTTCGGCAAAGAGCTTTTCCTTGGTTGCGGGATCAGCGGATTTGAATGCGGCCGTCCATTCGGCCACCGCTTCCTGTTCGCGGTTCTGTGCCAGGCAGAGCTGGGCCAATTCCAAATGCACCGTGCTGTTGCCGGGCTGTTGCTTGAGGAGGTCGCGCAGGATCAGTTCGGCTTGGGCGGGCTGGCCGGCGGAAATGCCCACGAAACGGGCGAGGTGGAAACGGGCCTCTTCCGGCGACTGTTCCGGCACCACCTTCAACATGAGCACGGTCTGACCGAGGCGGGCGGCCAGTTCGTTGGGCGGAAAGGCCAGCGGCCGGGCCCAAACGGGGATGACCTTGTCGAAGAGCGCCCGCTTGCCGAATGATTTTTCAAACGTCACACCCGGGGGAGGCTCGGGGTAAAGCAGCCGGAAGTAGGGCTGGATGAAATTCTCCCAGGTCATCATGGAGAGGTGGGTCACCCCGTGTTTTTTCATGAAGGCCAGCGCTTCTTCGTCGGACTGGCTGTTCAGACCGGCGGCGGCGGCTTTGAGCCCGGCCCCATTTTCCCAGTACAGAGTGCCCAAGGTGCGGAACCCCCCCAGGCCGGAAAGCAGGCAGGAACTGTTCGGGCTGCTCAGGAGCACGACCGGCTTGCCGTCAGCATCATCCAGAATGGCCCGGGCCATCTGACGGTGCAACAGGGCCAGCCCCTGGTTAGGCGTGATCGGGATCTGGTTGCCGCTGCAGAACTGCAGCCACACACCGGCGAAGCAGTTCATGAACGTGGGCTGGACGAAGAGGAAAGCCAGCCAGCACAGGGCCACGGCCATGATGGCCCGGGGTGGGCCGGTGCGGGGCACCAGGCGCCAAACCTGCGGCACCACAATGGCCGCCAGCGCGATGTAAATGGGTCCGATGAGCATGCCCCAGCGCGTTTGGTAAAATTGGAGCCCGGTCATGAGCACGATTGGGAGGGAAAGGAAGATGGCCACGGCCTTGGTCCCGCGTCCAACGCTGCTGAAACCGGTCAATGCCAAGGCCGCGAGGATGAAGATGGGGAACCAGCCGAAGGCCATCGACCAGGTCAGCCCGCCCAGTTGGATGCGGGTGGTGAGGGGGAGGAATTCGGCGATATTCTGGTGCAGGTTCCAGAGGAAGGGATCCTTCAGCGCGTAGCCGCGGGCATCCCCTCCGAAGGCCCACAAGGGCAGGATGGCGCAGGCCAGCGTGGGCAGAATCAGGGCCCGCCAGGGAAATGTTTTCCCTTCCAGCCGGGGTTTGCACAACCAGGTGGCCAAGAGCGCAAGGTTGGTGCCACCGCCCCACCAGGCCAGTGCGTAAAAGGGATGGTTGACCTCGATCCGCATCGACATGTCGGTGGGGAAGTATTCCAGGGCGTAAAAAAAGAGACTCCCGGCCGCTCCCCATTGGGCCCACAACTTCCACAACTCCGGATGGAAACGCATGAGGGCATTTTCGCGGGTGGTGTCGCGGCCGAAGAAATAAGCCACCGTCAGCGCCGCCACCCCGATGGTGGCCATGACGGTGGCGGCCGAAAGGGCGCTGATCCAAAGTCCGGCCGCTCCGAAGACGGCCGACAGGATCATCCCGTGCCGGGCTTGGTCAAGGGAGCGGGGCAGGGCGTAATCTTTTCCGTTGGGCCCCTGAACCCATCCCGCCCCTGCCCAGGCGATGCCAAAGACCATGCCCAACAGGGTGAATGCGATCAACCCGTGGTGGTCGGGATAGGAAGGCATGAAGCCCTCATAGAAGGTGGGCACACCCACCATGCCCAGGGCGATGACCGAGCCGCACAGGGGACCGAAACGCTTGGCCGCGTAGCCTGAGAAAAGCAACAAAGCCAGAGCGAGGAGGATCGGGTTGGCCCAAATCGACATCCGGTAGATGCTGTTGTGCAGGGTGTCGGGGTGGAACACGCGGTAAACTTCGCCCAGACCGCGGAGATACCAGGCGAAGGCGGAATTCCAGTGCACATCGCGTCCTTCCGGGGCGTTGTCAAAGGTGGTATGGCGGAGACGCCACTGGCCGTTTTGCCCCAGGGATTCGGCATGCCGGTTCCATGTGTAGCCATCGAAGGCGATTTCGTTCAGGAACACCGGCATCCGTCTCTCCTCTGGCATGCCGACATCGGCCTTCTCGCACAGGCGCACCGTCACGGTGTCGACCAGGAAAGCGTGGACCGCCACCCAGTTGACGCAAAATGCCAATACCAGGAAAAATGCGGCCCAGGCTGCGCGACCGGTCCAGGCAGGATTCGAGGCTGGGACTGTGGCCGGCAAGGCCTCGCTTCGGGTGTCGGGGCCGGCAGGCTTCTTCATTTTCTTCGAGGCCATAATAGGTGGGACACTCTGTGCGAAGACCCATTCCAAGAAAAGCGCAAAGGAGGGCGGGAGTAGGCTTATCTCCGCCTTCGCCAAGGTTACAGGGACCACCCTTTGATGGGGGGAATCTTCTGGAGCAGGCTCTGTAGTATCAAGAGCCGGCCTGCCTCCCGTAGCCTCGGCGAAGGGTGGCGGACGGGGTGAGATTTACCCTCCGGGTGGTGCGGATAGACTTTGTGATGGATTAGGCGCCCTTCGGGCGATGCGCGGAACTTCGTTCGAATCAAGTGGAGACGCCCGCTGTCGCGGGGACCGCCTAATGCGGACGGGGGTGAGATTCGAACTCACGGAACCTTTCGGTTCAATGGTTTTTCGCGTGATGGCCGCTCGGCGGCCAAACGCGATCACGTTTGTTCCGCAACGCGGAACATCACGTGACAAGACCTTGCGTGCGCAGCCACTTCCTCCCCCAGCCCGACTTCAAGTATTTCTCCCTCTTAAGGGCATCGCTGCGGGATTCGAGGGATTCCAGATGGATGCGTCTCCATGGACGATGGGGTGCGGTGGATCTCACCTTGCCCCTGTTATGCTGGTCCAACCGTTGGTCAGGTTCTTCTGATGAACCGATGTAGTATCGGCCCGCATCGTTGCGCAGCACGTAGACAAAACAAACGGCCATATTTTGTGGCGGACGGGGTGAGATTCGAACTCACGGAACCTTTCGGTTCAACGGTTTTCAAGACCGTCGCAATCGACCACTCTGCCACCCGTCCCGGAGGGTGAAACATAGGACATGGGGCCGGTCGGGAAAAGGTTTTTTCAGGTTCGACGGAACGCCTGGCAGTTGACTTCGAATGCCCGGGCCATCGGGAATATCGGCTTGGGGAAAAGGGAGCGACCTCCCCCCGCCATGATCGGGTTGCGAAAAGAACCGGAAAAGGCAAAGTCACTTCATGCATGTCTTGATCCTCGGAGCGGGTTATGTCGGTCGGCCGCTGGCGGATTCCCTTCAGGCTTCCGGCCACCGGACGACTTGTTGGGTGCGATCGGAGGAGTCGGCGGAAAAGTTGCGGGCCTCTGGACACGCGGTGGTTGTGGGTGACCTCGGGGATGACTGGGTCTGGCGGGGATTGGTCGATGACTGGGATGCCGTCGTGTTTTGCGCTTCCTCATCGGGGGGCGGGCCGGAGGCCTATCAGGAAATTTACGGCAAAGCCCTCCGTCTGGCGCTCTCGCGCGCCCGCGGGGCCGGACGGTTTGTTTACACTTCATCGACTTCGGTTTACGGACAGGATGATGGTTCGTTGCTGACTGAAACCGACCCGGCCGTGTCGGCCGACCCGAAATCACGGGTCTTGCAGGATGCGGAGGAATCGGTCGTGGCGGCATGGGGGACGGTGTTGCGGCTCTCGGGGATTTATGGCCCGTCCCGGGCGATCTATTGGACGCGTTATGTCCTCGGCGGAGCGGTGCCCCCGGGTGATCCGGACCGCTGGGTCAACATGATCCACCGCGACGACGCCGTGTCCGCCATCCGGCATGTGTTGCAATGTCCGGAAACCGCCGGGCAAATCTACAACACCACCGATGATGAGCCGGTGCGGCTGACCGACCTGCTGGCGTGGTTGCGGG includes:
- a CDS encoding NAD-dependent epimerase/dehydratase family protein produces the protein MHVLILGAGYVGRPLADSLQASGHRTTCWVRSEESAEKLRASGHAVVVGDLGDDWVWRGLVDDWDAVVFCASSSGGGPEAYQEIYGKALRLALSRARGAGRFVYTSSTSVYGQDDGSLLTETDPAVSADPKSRVLQDAEESVVAAWGTVLRLSGIYGPSRAIYWTRYVLGGAVPPGDPDRWVNMIHRDDAVSAIRHVLQCPETAGQIYNTTDDEPVRLTDLLAWLRERHPGGMVPMSSSTVAKSRKATSKRISNKKLRDSGWEPLYPTFREGYQGLMANGG
- a CDS encoding glycosyltransferase family 39 protein produces the protein MSRKRHKPGPLPVDSEATAHEPFVLRHAAWLAVPFLALAAVFLCRDYGMAWDDAQHAIYGSYVLDYFLSGFKDMRWKTDIGGLYNYGTLFDLPSAVLHRWLGKDLFAYRNLLMALCGVLAVPAVAALGRRLGGQRAALFSVLALVLMPQFVGQSFMNCKDIPLATAMAWSLVALFALIDRPTLRAFLLFGAALGLTLSVRVGGGIMTGLFAAATVGWLFLRELLQGKQAQAVRTALTNRWPLHALLAGLLAWLIMVAFWPFAHANPVLNPWEAFAQSTAFPISYPVLYLGQTWESAKLPWHYLPFMVALTMPVPILLLALGGMALAGAALLRSWKNHAGTFWFVLLFAVLFPPAYVILRNPNIYDGIRHFLFLLPPLAVLAGTAAATLAGTLQRRLGPTGATITVAGFMLVALPALIATHPYQYVFYNILAGDKETLHERFETDYWLTSYKEAAGIIQAEQARAGRPLLVGVGANGLSIPCFTHFLDPKGGTQIGLFLGSSGQAAFPDKLDYTVCVPRYGMWRNFPEAPVFREIRRDGILVCVIRRNPQAP
- a CDS encoding tetratricopeptide repeat protein; amino-acid sequence: MKKPAGPDTRSEALPATVPASNPAWTGRAAWAAFFLVLAFCVNWVAVHAFLVDTVTVRLCEKADVGMPEERRMPVFLNEIAFDGYTWNRHAESLGQNGQWRLRHTTFDNAPEGRDVHWNSAFAWYLRGLGEVYRVFHPDTLHNSIYRMSIWANPILLALALLLFSGYAAKRFGPLCGSVIALGMVGVPTFYEGFMPSYPDHHGLIAFTLLGMVFGIAWAGAGWVQGPNGKDYALPRSLDQARHGMILSAVFGAAGLWISALSAATVMATIGVAALTVAYFFGRDTTRENALMRFHPELWKLWAQWGAAGSLFFYALEYFPTDMSMRIEVNHPFYALAWWGGGTNLALLATWLCKPRLEGKTFPWRALILPTLACAILPLWAFGGDARGYALKDPFLWNLHQNIAEFLPLTTRIQLGGLTWSMAFGWFPIFILAALALTGFSSVGRGTKAVAIFLSLPIVLMTGLQFYQTRWGMLIGPIYIALAAIVVPQVWRLVPRTGPPRAIMAVALCWLAFLFVQPTFMNCFAGVWLQFCSGNQIPITPNQGLALLHRQMARAILDDADGKPVVLLSSPNSSCLLSGLGGFRTLGTLYWENGAGLKAAAAGLNSQSDEEALAFMKKHGVTHLSMMTWENFIQPYFRLLYPEPPPGVTFEKSFGKRALFDKVIPVWARPLAFPPNELAARLGQTVLMLKVVPEQSPEEARFHLARFVGISAGQPAQAELILRDLLKQQPGNSTVHLELAQLCLAQNREQEAVAEWTAAFKSADPATKEKLFAELSAQLTSMGKPGLIPQLTTALGKKAPAAK